A single genomic interval of Candidatus Methanomethylicota archaeon harbors:
- the fhcD gene encoding formylmethanofuran--tetrahydromethanopterin N-formyltransferase, with product MSFKLGDVLIEDTFAEAFPMYATRVFITAINAKWALVAARAATGLGTSVIACPGEAGIEKLVSSKLTPDQRPGAAIHIYHNDPATLKLVTLIRIGQCVLTAATASAFNGLPKVKRKMYIGKSLAKFGDGFEREDTIGGRKVWRIPVMEGEFIIEDSFGLVKGVAGGNILILAKSRDACLNAAEKAVKAIHRYGKYVVTPFPGGIVRSGSKVGSLKYPKLRATTNHPYCPVLRNIVKDTRIPEGVESVYEIVINGLRRDDVLMAMGLAIKAAASVPGVVKIDAGNYGGKLGPYHLRLKEALESVKSIEVEV from the coding sequence TTGAGTTTTAAGTTGGGTGATGTTTTAATTGAAGATACTTTTGCTGAAGCATTCCCAATGTATGCAACTAGAGTTTTCATAACGGCTATCAATGCCAAATGGGCTCTTGTGGCTGCACGTGCAGCTACTGGTCTTGGTACATCTGTTATTGCATGTCCAGGTGAAGCTGGAATTGAAAAGCTTGTTTCAAGTAAGTTGACTCCAGATCAGCGTCCTGGGGCAGCTATACATATATATCATAATGATCCAGCAACATTGAAGCTTGTAACATTAATTAGGATTGGTCAATGCGTTCTCACAGCAGCCACTGCATCTGCATTTAATGGTCTTCCAAAGGTTAAGAGGAAGATGTATATTGGTAAGTCTCTTGCAAAGTTTGGTGATGGATTTGAGAGGGAGGATACTATTGGTGGGAGGAAGGTTTGGAGGATCCCAGTTATGGAGGGTGAATTCATAATTGAAGATTCATTTGGCTTGGTTAAGGGGGTTGCTGGTGGAAATATACTCATATTGGCTAAGAGTAGGGATGCATGTTTAAATGCAGCTGAAAAGGCTGTGAAAGCCATACATAGGTATGGTAAGTATGTGGTGACACCATTCCCTGGGGGTATTGTCCGCTCAGGTTCCAAGGTGGGTTCATTGAAGTATCCGAAGCTTAGAGCTACAACAAACCATCCATACTGCCCAGTTTTAAGGAATATTGTTAAGGATACAAGGATCCCTGAGGGTGTTGAATCAGTTTATGAGATTGTGATCAATGGTCTTAGGAGGGATGATGTTTTGATGGCTATGGGGTTGGCCATTAAAGCCGCTGCAAGCGTTCCAGGTGTCGTCAAGATTGATGCTGGGAATTATGGTGGTAAGCTTGGCCCATATCATTTGCGTTTGAAGGAGGCTTTAGAAAGTGTTAAAAGTATTGAAGTTGAAGTTTAG